The following is a genomic window from Pseudomonas purpurea.
GCGCGCGAGCCTCGCGGCCTATTTGGAAGACAGTGGCTTCAGCGTCCTGCAGGCCAGCAATGGCCAACAGGGTCTTCAGGTATTCGAGCAAAACCAGCCCGACTTGGTGATCTGCGATCTGCGCATGCCGCAGATGGGCGGGCTCGAACTTATTCGCCAGGTGACCGACCTTTCGCCACAAACACCGGTGATCGTGGTGTCGGGTGCGGGCGTGATGAACGACGCGGTCGAGGCCTTGCGCCTGGGCGCGGCGGACTACCTGATCAAGCCTCTTGAAGACCTGGCCGTGCTGGAGCACTCGGTGCGCCGGGCTCTGGACCGCGCACGCCTGCTGCTGGAAAACCAGCGTTACCGCGAGAAGCTCGAAACCGCCAACCGCGAACTCGAAGCCAGCCTGAACCTGCTCCAGGAAGACCAAAACGCCGGTCGCCAGGTGCAGATGAACATGCTGCCGGTCAGCCCATGGACCATCGACGAGTTCCAGTTTGCGCACCAAATCATCCCGTCGTTGTACCTGTCGGGTGATTTTGTGGACTATTTTCGGGTCGATGAGCGTCGGGTAGCCTTTTACCTGGCTGACGTTTCGGGACATGGTGCGTCCTCGGCCTTCGTCACGGTATTGTTGAAGTTCATGACCACGCGCTTGCTATTCGAGTCCAAGCGCAACGGCACCTTGCCGGAATTCAAGCCTTCAGAAGTCCTTGGTCATATCAACCGGGGCCTTATCAGCTGTAAGCTGGGCAAACACGTCACGATGGTCGGTGGAGTCATCGACGAGGAGACAGGTTTGTTGACCTATAGCATCGGCGGTCACCTGCCGTTGCCTGTGTTGTACACGCCAGACAGTGTGCGTTACCTGGAAGGGCGCGGTTTACCGGTAGGCTTGTTCAATGAAGCCACCTACGAAGACCACGTACTGGAGTTGCCGCCGGTGTTCAGCCTGACGCTGATGTCCGATGGCATTCTGGACCTTTTGCCAGAACCCACACTCAAAGAAAAAGAAGCTGCCTTGCCTGAACGGGTCAAGTCGGCGGGCGGCAGCCTGGATGGTCTGCGGCAGGTTTTTGGATTGGCCACGCTAGGGGAGATGCCGGATGATATCGCCCTGTTGGTGTTGAGCAGGAATCTTTAATGAGTACCGGTAGAATCCAGTTCGCCGAACAGGACGGCACCTTCGTTCTGAAATTCGTCGGTGAAGTTCGCCTGACCCTGTGTTCGGCATTGGATGCGACTATAGACAAGATCTTCAGCGCGCTGAACTTCAACGCGATCGTGATCGATCTGACCGAAACCCGCAGCATCGACAGCACCACCCTTGGCCTGCTGGCCAAGCTGTCGATCCTGTCGCGGCAAAAGGTCGGCCTGCTGCCGACCGTCGTCACCACCCACGAAGACATCACCCGTCTGTTGGAGTCCATGGGCTTTGAGCAGGTGTTCAACATCGTTGATCGCCCGGTTCCGTGCCCGGAATGCCTGACCGACCTGCCAGATCAGGATCAGTCCGAAGAAGTGGTGCGGATCAAAGTGCTCGAAGCGCACAAGATCCTCATGGGCCTGAACGACTCCAATCGCGAAGCGTTCCACGACTTGGTCAACGCCCTGGAGCGTCACTGATCCGACGATGGGCCCAGATCTACCACCCGTTGCTCTGGCGCGAAGCTCATTCAATTCCCGCCACCAACCGCATAAAAAAGGGCGAACCCATTTGGGTTCGCCCTTTTTGCATCACGCAGAATCAAATCACAACTTGGCTTGCAACAACGCTTCCAGCTTCTCCTGGTCGCGAGCGAACTGGCGAATACCTTCGGCCAGTTTCTCGGTGGCCATGGCGTCCTCGTTCGAGGCCCAGCGGAACTGCGCTTCGTTCAGGCTCTGACGCGCTTCGCCGGTATGGCCTGGCGCCAGTTTGCGTTCCAGCGTACCGGTGTCGGCCGCCAGTTTCTCGATCAGGTCCGGGCTGATGGTCAGGCGATCACAACCGGCCAGTTGTTCGATCTGATTGAGATTACGGAAGCTCGCACCCATGACCACGGTTTTGTAGTCATTGGCTTTGTAATAGTTGTAGATGCGCGTCACCGACTGCACACCCGGATCATCGGAACCGGTGTAGTCGTTGCCGTTGGCCTTCTTGTACCAGTCGTAGATGCGGCCCACGAACGGCGAAATCAGGAACACCCCGGCCTCGGCACAGGCCACGGCCTGGGCGAAAGAGAACAGCAGGGTCAGGTTGGTCTGGATGCCTTCGCGTTCCAGTTGCTCGGCGGCGCGGATGCCTTCCCAAGTGGAAGCGATCTTGATCAGCACGCGTTCGCGGCCAATGCCGGCCTTGTCGTACAGCTCAATCAGACGATGCGCACGTTTCAACATCGCATCGGTGTTAAACGACAGGCGCGCATCCACTTCGGTGGAGATGCGTCCCGGAATCACTTTCAGAATTTCCTGACCCACCGCGACGCCAAAACGGTCGCTGGCCAGGCCGACATCACCCTTGCAGTCACGGACACTGGCGTTCAGCAACTCGGCATAAGCAGGAATGGCTGCAGCTTTGAGCAGCAGGGAAGGGTTGGTGGTGGCATCCACCGGTTTAACGCGAGCGATTGCCTCGAAGTCGCCGGTATCGGCCACGACGGTGGTGAATTGTTTGAGTTGTTCCAGCTTGGAAGTCATGAGCGTGCTCTATCCTGTGGGTCTGTTGACATTACCCGAGCGCTGACAGCCACTCAAGGGCGCAAATGCGTAACAACAGCCGGGGCGGCAACAACCAGAGAACAGTCGTTTGAAAGGCCCGGCGCTATCCGCTAAATACGATGCCAAAACACCCCGCAGGTTCAACGCAACTGACGGTTAACGACCTTCCAGCAACTCCGCCGCCTGATCCAGCAACGCCAAGGGTTCCTTGGCCTTGTGAATATCCACCGACAACAACTGCCGGAACTTGCGCGCCCCCGGAAAACCGGTGCCCAAGCCCAGCACATGCCGAGTGATATGGTGCATCGAGCCGCCAGCGTCCAAGTGCGCAGCGATGTAAGGCCGCAACTGCGCCAACGCCTCAGCCCGCGAAATTACCGGCGCCGTGCTGCCGAACAATTGCTGATCCACCTCCGCCATCACATAAGGGTTGTGATACGCCTCACGCCCCAGCATCACACCGTCAAAGGTCTGTAAATGCTCGCGGCAAGCCTCCAGCGTCTTGATCCCGCCGTTGAGAATAATCTCCAGCTCCGGAAAATCGGTCTTCAACTGCGCCGCCACGTCATAGCGCAGCGGCGGAATGTCCCGATTCTCCTTCGGCGACAACCCTTCCAGAATCGCAATCCGCGCATGCACCGTAAAGCTGGTGCACCCTGCATCCCGAACCGTGCCGACGAAATCACACAGTTCCGCGTAACTGTCCCGCCCATTGATGCCGATACGATGCTTCACCGTCACCGGAATCGACACCGCATCACGCATCGCCTTCACACAATCGGCCACCAACACCGGATGCGCCATCAGGCACGCGCCAATCATATTGTTCTGTACCCGATCACTCGGACAGCCCACGTTGAGGTTCACCTCGTCGTAACCGTGTTCCTGCGCCATACGCGCGCACGCGGCCAAATCGGCCGGAACACTGCCGCCCAACTGCAACGCCAACGGATGCTCGGCGTCGTTATGGCGCAGGAAGCGCTCGTGATCGCCGTTGAGCAGCGCGCCGGTGGTAACCATTTCGGTGTAGAGCAGCGCGTGCTTGGAGAGCAGGCGCAGGAAGAAACGGCAATGACGGTCAGTCCAGTCCATCATCGGCGCAACGCTGAAGCGGCGGGACAGGGCTTGGGCTGTGGTGGGTACGGTCGATTGGGGCATTGGGTATCTAAATCAGAAGAAAGCGAGGCGGGGGGAGAGTTTATCAGGGATGAGAGGGCGAGGGTGTGAGGCTTATGTCCCGCTGAGGGCAGATTCGGAAGTCGTGCTCAGCAGAGCATTAAATGAATTGTTTTTGGCCCCTGATGTGCAACGGCGTGATGATCAGGATGGATGTGTGGTGCTGGAGTGTCCTCGGCAAGCCAACGACAAAACCCGTTACCGAGGACTGGCCGATGCCCAACACACTCAAGCGCGCTTGCGTGATCGTCTGGCCACTGCTGATCTGCGGTTATCAGTCCTACTCGACACCACAGGTCCTGCCCTTGGCGGTGCAGTGCCTGCCACCCCACCACCGGAGGCGTGGTTCATGGCGCCACACATGCCCGACTTGACCCAGCGCATGCCCAACGAATTACCGGCGGGACTGATCGCCCTGGCAGTGTGCCAAAGCTACGTTCGGGAAGTGGTGAAATCGAGGTGATGATTGCCGTGGTCGGAAGAGTGCCCCGAACTGACTGCGTCGGGGCTGGAATGACGACTTACTTTTTCAGGTGTTTCTTGACGTCGTCAGCATACACGCCAACCGCTTTTACAGCGGTCTTTAGCTCCGTCTCTGTGACGCCAAACTTTTTGGACCAGTCGCGCAGTTCATGCGATTGATTGACGTTGATCTTGTCGCGATCTGCTTTACCAGTCTTGTTCAGATTGTCAGTCATTTCCCTGCTCCTCATTGTCAGAGTGCCTCTGACAGGTTTGGCTAACTCAGCCAGAACCATCCAGCTAAGCAGAGACCGAAGAACTGTCCAGCATTTTGGGGGAGGGTTGTTAGATACCTTGTTACAGATCATTTCTAGATGATCGCAGCACAGTAAAGGGGGCGGCCGGTCTGGGTGCATCAACACCCAGTCCGACCGCCGAACCCGTAGAACAGACCTGCAAGTCCAGCCAAAGCCCCCGCTCTGCGCACAAAGCGCGGCGAGTCAAGCTTCTGTCATAACACACAGTAAAGGCTTGCTCTTCATGTCCACCCCCATCATCCCTTGGATGGGCGGCAAACGCCGTCTGGCCGACCGCCTCATCTCTCTCTTCCCACCCCACGAATGCTATGTCGAAGTCTTTGCTGGCGGTGCCGCGCTCTACTTTATGCGGCCCCAGGCAGCGCCGGTCGAAGTCCTCAACGACATCAACGGCGATCTGGTGACGCTGTACCGCGTCGTGCAGAACCACCTCGAAGAGTTCGTGCGCCAGTTCAAATGGGCGCTCAGCTCGCGGCAGGTCTTCGAGTGGCAGAAGATGACCCGCCCCGAAACCCTCACCGACATCCAGCGTGCCGCCTGATTCTTCTACCTGCAGCACCATGCCTTCGCCGGCAAGGTCACCGGGCAGACATTCGGCACCGCCACCACCGGCCCGGCCATCAACCTGCTGCGGATCGAGGAAAACCTCTCGGCCGCCTGGCAGCGCTTGTCCGGCACCTACGTCGAAAATCTCCCCTGGCTTGACTGCGCCGAACGCTACGACCGTGCCCACACCTTCCACTACATGGACCCGCCTTACTGGCAGACCGCCGGCTATGGGGTCGACTTTCCGTTTGAGAACTACGAACGCATGGCCGACTTTATGCGGCGCTGCAAAGGCAAGGTGATGGTCAGTATCAACGACCATCCAGATATCCGGCGGGTGTTCGAGGGCTTCCACTTTGAGACGCTGGATATCCGTTACAGTACCGCCAATCAGCGGCAGGGGAAGCCCCAAGTGAGCGGTGAGCTGGTGATCATGAACTGGGAGCCAGCGGAGCTAGGCGGACTGTTCTAGCACGGTACGTAGATCATTGCGCCAGTCCTTTTCCGTCCGCTCACTCCTGCATATCAGTCTGTTCTGCGACCTCTATTTCTTGAGGTTGTAGAACTCCATGATTTCTTTCCAGATGTAGCCGTAGCTGTATCGCAGCCAAGCGACTTTCAGTTTGTCGAATGTACGGCGAAACGAACTTCTCTCTCTGGCTTTGAGTTCCTCTTCAATGGCACCCAGCAACCAATCGTTCTTGAAGCCTTCCCAGACGGGGGGAGTAGGCACTTCAAGATTGCCGAAGCAGACGGGTGCCACTTCCGTATAAAGTATGTCCTCGACAGTCTTTAAGTCGTAGCCCCGGATTCGCTCTGCGATAGACGCGTAGTCGATTTCGTTGTCTACGAAAGTCTCAGCTAACGCTATCTGGATATTTGCTTTCTCTTCAGGAGTTAGAATATGTCCCAATGTGAAAGCTCCTCTAGTTCGTCATCAAAGGTGTCAACAGTCATTCCACCTACGACGCCACCGGTAACGCTGCCTATCAGTACAACGGCTATGGCGCATGCGGGAGCAGCCGGGCCGCAGATAGTGGAAACGCCTAACCCTGCAAGAAGTCCCCCAGCAGCTCCCCCGCCTATGATCGTCGCTTGGCGAGTCGTCTCCTTGAGTTTGTTTTCAGCGTTAAGTATTTCGTAACCTGCTAGTGCTGCCGTCATAATTACACCTACTTTCCCCATTAGGGTCATTAGTTTTGTGCCGGCTGTAAACTTTGCGTTGTCCTTTCCAGAGCGCTCCAATGCTGTGTAAAGTACTTTTGTTCGTTCTGTTTTTGAGAGTTTGTCGTAGTTTTTCTTGAATTGAGTTTGAGATTTTTCGTCGAGAATTTCTATGTAGGTTCTGCCTGTTTTTTTTCTTTTTTGCACAACGGCTAGACCTTGTGCTGACGTAAATGTTCGATGCTCGTACAAGATCTTGTTACGCATTTCGTTGGTAAACTTTGTAGCGTCTTCTAAGCCTATTTTTCCTGCCTTCACATCCTCAAACACTTGCGCCGACATTCGTTGAATATTTTTTTGATAATTTGCACGGACTCGTTCATCGGATATAGCGTCAACTGAAAATCGAATTGCAGCACCTTCCATGGCCGCAATCGCCATTTCAAGGGGAGATCGGGATAGCGTATGTTCACGTTAAATAATGTAGCTTCCGGTTACCAGGTTCGGTTCCATTATGAGAAAGTCCTTATCCCAAGATATGCTTCAGTATTCCATCAATGCTTGAACTAGTGCAGGTGTCCTCAGTGTGTGCGAACTCCAGCTTCTGGCAAGACTGCCCCGACAAATTAGAAAACTTGATCGTATTGTTTGAGTCGAAGACACCAGTTGCTGAAGTCCCATCGTCAAAATGGGCTGTGCAGGGGAATCCTTCATAGCTCTCAGATGCGGGAATCCGAAAGCCGATCCAGCTTGCATGCGTACCCATGAAAGAGGGGGCAGTGAATGGAGCGGGCGTATGGGAGTCACCAATAATCACAGTGCCTGAGCCGCCGATCACGATGTTGCTGTGAGTACCACCGCTGTCAATGGTCGCTGCGTTTTTGCCGTTTATGAACACTGTCGCGGCAAGACCAGACACCAAAGCACTGCCGCAGCTGCAGGTGTCACCTTGGCGAGCAGCTGGCAGCCCATCGAAAAATACGTTAGGGGAACCCACGGCAATTGGGTTAGTGCCATGCCCAGGAATAGGGCAGTTGGTTGGGTCGGATTGACGCGCGGCTGGCTTCGCCATGGTTGACTTCCTGTCAAGAACACTCAGTAGAGTGTCCGACTGTACCAGATTAGTGCGCTATCGCAGCCCGTCAGCAGGCCAGCTTTGCTTGGTGGCAAATTTATCATCCGGCATAGATGGATTTCAGATTGTAGATTGTCCATCGTTAGGGTTCCTGGCAGCCACCGAGAGTCTCGGTTCGGTTACTGACCTGAACTCCCAGCTACTCGATCAGATCGTAGTCCTTACGTTTCTTGGGATCTGTAGTACCACCGCGGCAATTATGGCCTCGCATAGGATTCAGCCTGGGCAGAAATACCAGACCCTCAGCTTCGAGCGCGAATGACAGGGCCTGCATGGTGACTGAACGCAATGTTCGGTTTCCGGCTTCAAGGTCTCTAATAGCCCCAACTGAAACACCAGAGCGGAAGGATAGTGCTTCTACTGACCAGTCGAGCATGGTCCGAGCGGCGGCGCAGTGGCTCCGCGAAAAGGCCAGCGGAATGTCATCGATGGAGAAATCAGAGCCCCATTCGATTCCCGCTTGCTTCAGCGCTCTGATCTGCTGCAGGTCGATAATTTTCCCCGGCATTGCACAATCTCCTGATTACTGTTTATTTATACAGTAAAGCACGGAGTGTAAGACGATGATAGTGCGTCACGTTGAACCTGGACGAATCGCCGTGGTTCAGAAGTGGGAGGGGCGTGAAGTTAATTATGTGGTGATCGGCCGGTAGGCTGTGGGGATGATTCAGAAAAGGCGGAGTGTCTAGGCGCTGGTGTCTGTTTCAATTCGTCCGGAGTCTGCGAAAAGCAGAAACAGACACCTTAACAGACACCTGGTTGAAGCGAGGAAGGCTGGAGGCCTTGAAAATAGTGGAGCGGGTGAAGGGAATCGAACCCTCGTTATCAGCTTGGGAAGCTGATAATGAGATAGTGACCTGTTCAAGAGGGGCGGATCTAAGCAGGTTTTGATTCGGTTCTGGATGGAACGACTGCATTCGACCTGAAGGGGCAGTCACCTGCTCCGAAACAGACGATAGCCCGATATCGAGTGCACGCCAATATCCTGCGAAAACGCCTCCATCACACGCTGATACGATTTGCGCACGTGTGCCGGATCAACTGCTTCTTTGCTAAAGCAACTCTCCCACTCGGGATTCCAGTCTTTGAGCCAACTTTCTCTGCGAGGCTCGTACTTAGTACGAAGACAGGTGTCGCGGCCCCAGCCAGTATACGTTTCGAAGCAGAGGCTCTGAAGTTCGAGGCAGGAGGCAAAGAACTCCTCGCTGAATAAAGGGGCGGCAAGATAGATTTTCTTGTCAATGACGCGCTTCATTTCAATTACGTAAGGTGGGGTGACATCTCGCCAACTACCTACGTACGTGTAGTAGCAAAGAAGATCATTGAACTGGGGGGCTAGATCGTCATAGACGGCAAGTCGCTTCTCTATAAGCTTCTGGCTGCGCCACTGGAGATGCTCGAATTGCTTCGTGACACGATGGACATAGACGCCAAAAGCAGCCAAGGCAACCGGTACCATGAAGCTAGCAGTGAGCTTCGCGACTTCCAACCAGTTCCACGCTCCTGGGTCCACAGGCACCTCTGAACTCTAATCGAGAAAGTCCAAGCATAGCAGCGATAGTGCTCGCGATTGGAGCCGAAACCGGTTGCTTAAAATTTGCTACAGCGCATGGAAAGGTTCTGGGATCTGAGCGAGTGCGAATCGTATTGGTACGAAAGTGGTACGGAGGATTGTAGGTAGGGTTGAAGACTCTTGTTTGTAAGGGGAAGGCTATTAGTGCGGCCAATCTATCACCGGGCGGGCGGTGAGGTAATAGAGCGTGTTTATCGAGCGAATTTAATTCCAAACGCACCACACCAGCACCGGAAGTTTCCTGCAACTTGCATCGGTTTTAGCCGCTTTGCTGCCAGTCACCTCACCAGATAACCTTCTCCCGTCGCTGCAAAATCAGCGGCCGGATGTGGAAGTCCGTTTTCTAGCTAAAGGCGCCCAAGCGCCCATAAACACCGGTTGGCGTTTTTTTATGCCAACATTGGCGTGTTATGGCGGCTGTGCGCGGGGCACTCCCGAGTGCGCCGGGTTCCTTTAGCCCCGGTCTTCCACACCTGCGTACAGCTGCCACCCTCATGTGGAAGTGAGTTTGGCGGTTCACTGAATTGCTAAAGGAGCTTCACTCATGAAAAAGACCACCCCAAATCCCCCCGAAACCCCAGCCGTTTCCGCCCCCATCAGCCACATCTTCACCATTGCCCCCAATATCGACACCGAAACCCTGTTGGTCCACGCTTCCGAAACCCTCGCCTCCCTGAACGCCATTACCACAGACCTGGCCTTCGAGCTTGAAGGGTCGCGCCGTCATGTGGCGTTGGCCATGCAGCAGTTGGTGGTGCTCGGTGAGTTGTTGGTGAACCGGGCGCTGGAGCATCTTGATGTTCCCGACGTTGCGCCCGCCACGCGGCACTGAGTGTTCGCGTTCGTTCATTCAATGGAGGTTTGCCATGGCTCGATACATGCCGATTACCGGCATTGACTGCACCATCCCGTGCTTGTTGATTGACACCGAAGCGCCGGTCGATGTGTTGCACGACACGGCGGAGTACCGTATTCGCTGTGTGACGCAGTTGTTGGAAACCCTTTCCCTGGGTGAGGGTGTCAGCCGTGATGAATTGCTGTTGCAGGATTTCGCGCGGGTGTTGGCGATTCCACTGCGCGATGGCTGTGATTTGATGGATGTGGTGGGGCGGCGCTTGCAGGCGCGGGTTTCGGCGCTGTAACGAAAATGGGCGACCTCAGGAGGTCGCCCATTGGCTTAATAATCGCTTAGTTCAAACTCAAGGCCGATGCCGACTTCATACAGTACTTCAGTCACACGATTGTAAAAGTACTCTCCCTGCTCCGGCAGTTCGTACAGGGCGGTTACCCGGATAATGGGGGATTTGCCGAGCGCTCCGGGAATTTCAGTGTAGATCTCACCGCTTTCGATGAAGGCAATGTAGATATTGAGTTTGTCCTGCAGCATCAGCAGGTGTTCACCTTGTTCGGCCTTATCGCCCCATTCCAGGTGGTCGGTGATCACCAGTAATATCGTGTCCGGGTTTTGTTTGGGGATGACATAGAAATCAATAACGGTGGGATCTGTGATGGACATGCCTGTTCCTTCAGGGGGCGGTCGCAGGTTTCACGTTCGGCGGTGGAGTTCGGGATTATGGCGGGTCACGGTTACTTTAACCGCTGTCCGACCCGTTACATGCAAGCGGCGCGAAATGCGCCCGCTGGATTTCGGAAAAACCTGTTCTATGATTTATGCCTTGCGCCGCTTTCAGTGTGTTCGATATCCCGGCCGTAAGACTGCATCGTCCCTCTTTCAAGGTAGATCCCCATGACCACAGCGCTTCTGATTATTGATGTTCAACACGTGCTTTGTACGGGCGAATATGCGGTTTTCGAGATCGGGCGGGTGC
Proteins encoded in this region:
- the rssB gene encoding two-component system response regulator RssB, which codes for MQKTSATLLIIDDDEVVRASLAAYLEDSGFSVLQASNGQQGLQVFEQNQPDLVICDLRMPQMGGLELIRQVTDLSPQTPVIVVSGAGVMNDAVEALRLGAADYLIKPLEDLAVLEHSVRRALDRARLLLENQRYREKLETANRELEASLNLLQEDQNAGRQVQMNMLPVSPWTIDEFQFAHQIIPSLYLSGDFVDYFRVDERRVAFYLADVSGHGASSAFVTVLLKFMTTRLLFESKRNGTLPEFKPSEVLGHINRGLISCKLGKHVTMVGGVIDEETGLLTYSIGGHLPLPVLYTPDSVRYLEGRGLPVGLFNEATYEDHVLELPPVFSLTLMSDGILDLLPEPTLKEKEAALPERVKSAGGSLDGLRQVFGLATLGEMPDDIALLVLSRNL
- the rssC gene encoding anti-sigma factor antagonist RssC, which gives rise to MSTGRIQFAEQDGTFVLKFVGEVRLTLCSALDATIDKIFSALNFNAIVIDLTETRSIDSTTLGLLAKLSILSRQKVGLLPTVVTTHEDITRLLESMGFEQVFNIVDRPVPCPECLTDLPDQDQSEEVVRIKVLEAHKILMGLNDSNREAFHDLVNALERH
- the tal gene encoding transaldolase, translating into MTSKLEQLKQFTTVVADTGDFEAIARVKPVDATTNPSLLLKAAAIPAYAELLNASVRDCKGDVGLASDRFGVAVGQEILKVIPGRISTEVDARLSFNTDAMLKRAHRLIELYDKAGIGRERVLIKIASTWEGIRAAEQLEREGIQTNLTLLFSFAQAVACAEAGVFLISPFVGRIYDWYKKANGNDYTGSDDPGVQSVTRIYNYYKANDYKTVVMGASFRNLNQIEQLAGCDRLTISPDLIEKLAADTGTLERKLAPGHTGEARQSLNEAQFRWASNEDAMATEKLAEGIRQFARDQEKLEALLQAKL
- the dusA gene encoding tRNA dihydrouridine(20/20a) synthase DusA, which gives rise to MPQSTVPTTAQALSRRFSVAPMMDWTDRHCRFFLRLLSKHALLYTEMVTTGALLNGDHERFLRHNDAEHPLALQLGGSVPADLAACARMAQEHGYDEVNLNVGCPSDRVQNNMIGACLMAHPVLVADCVKAMRDAVSIPVTVKHRIGINGRDSYAELCDFVGTVRDAGCTSFTVHARIAILEGLSPKENRDIPPLRYDVAAQLKTDFPELEIILNGGIKTLEACREHLQTFDGVMLGREAYHNPYVMAEVDQQLFGSTAPVISRAEALAQLRPYIAAHLDAGGSMHHITRHVLGLGTGFPGARKFRQLLSVDIHKAKEPLALLDQAAELLEGR
- a CDS encoding DUF3606 domain-containing protein, which translates into the protein MTDNLNKTGKADRDKINVNQSHELRDWSKKFGVTETELKTAVKAVGVYADDVKKHLKK
- a CDS encoding PAAR domain-containing protein — its product is MAKPAARQSDPTNCPIPGHGTNPIAVGSPNVFFDGLPAARQGDTCSCGSALVSGLAATVFINGKNAATIDSGGTHSNIVIGGSGTVIIGDSHTPAPFTAPSFMGTHASWIGFRIPASESYEGFPCTAHFDDGTSATGVFDSNNTIKFSNLSGQSCQKLEFAHTEDTCTSSSIDGILKHILG
- a CDS encoding helix-turn-helix transcriptional regulator, which encodes MPGKIIDLQQIRALKQAGIEWGSDFSIDDIPLAFSRSHCAAARTMLDWSVEALSFRSGVSVGAIRDLEAGNRTLRSVTMQALSFALEAEGLVFLPRLNPMRGHNCRGGTTDPKKRKDYDLIE
- a CDS encoding DUF6124 family protein produces the protein MKKTTPNPPETPAVSAPISHIFTIAPNIDTETLLVHASETLASLNAITTDLAFELEGSRRHVALAMQQLVVLGELLVNRALEHLDVPDVAPATRH
- a CDS encoding DUF6572 domain-containing protein; the encoded protein is MSITDPTVIDFYVIPKQNPDTILLVITDHLEWGDKAEQGEHLLMLQDKLNIYIAFIESGEIYTEIPGALGKSPIIRVTALYELPEQGEYFYNRVTEVLYEVGIGLEFELSDY